The window TTCTGAGGCGTACTCTATGGCCCATCAAGGGACACTCAGCTGAAGCCAAACTTGAAGGAGCCATGAAGACTTTGGTGTTTTATAtcatcaatggcatcagattcaacacccgggatttcttcatcagacaacttgctgcatctgggattgatctgtttggcttgaattttaatgctccatgggtgatgcgcctGATCAAACTCCATTCTTCTGTTGACTATCAACCCTCAGCGCGCAACCATCTTGTCTTTCTGCCTGAGGTTGATCTATCCgttgaagccatctaccccgaGCCTACCAAGAAGCCTCTATATCTTCATAATGCTGATCAtcaaagcttcacgcaaccaaTGGAGGGAATTCTTGTTCCAAATGATGCAACTCCCTCTTATCCTCTAGCTGGCAATATGCGTGTGCCCCATCGTGCAAACACTGAAGCCACTGACAGTACAATTGCCCAAAGGCCTCGAAAGCATTCTCGTGTACTCAATGACTGAGAGCTTCTTGTGGCCTTAGATCAGAAGcaggataagcatcatgactggctcAAGCATCAGATGCAGAGTATCTTGGTGGATGTAAATCGCATTCGCAACCTGGCCACCAAGAACTCGTTTGTTGCCCATGAAGCCTGTTGGCGGTCCTAGAAGAGTCTCACACTACTCTGTCCTGAAGCTgatcttcgcgaagatggcttcactGAGGACTTCAAGTTTGATTCCAGGCCTCCCCAGAATGCAAGCTAGCGCCGCACTCCCTCAATTGAAGATTCTGAGTAttcatcttcggctgcaactgttgttgcgagagtcgtcgatgaagaagacgatgccacTTCACCAACCATGGCTTCACTGCATCTTAACACTGCACCAGGCCCCTCTGCACCACCGAACTCCAGCGTCGACCCTGCACCTACATCTACTCctgatgggaacgagtagatactctatgtcttcaaacctttttggtccttactgacaaaagggggagaagcttatgagttgatagtcttcaagcgggtccttatGGGTGGTTGCATTATTTTTGCTAAGTCTTTACAACTCTCGTCTTTTGAAACATTTGGTTCTCTGAGTTGTAATACTAAAACTCGATGATCGTCTGCTACTTGATGtgatgataaatcccgcatgaAGCCATtacgcagacgtccatttttcattatgcatgtcattatctttgttatctttttatatgcatgatgaattgtcttcataagttgaagaggatctccacaaagtaaaacctaccatgtgcatttgcattcaaaagcaaactgcctatatgcacatctttagggggagccttttgcttcttatgaagacaatgcatgaatccttaactttcacatacttttattcccgttgaaaacttcaaccagtttgtcatcaatcaccaaaaagggggagattgtaagtgcatatagtaccacccctagttggttttggagtattgacgacaaacttggttgagggactaatgtgtttgtgagaattgcaggataacacaggtagtagtcccatattgattcggtttaccttctagagatgacccctaaaaatgtgtgaagacattgaagacaatggtggtctgtgaagatattcacattgaagactatgacatgagaagacatcgcatgaagactatggagtgcgaagacatagtcatttcgtagtttccttttcttctttgttgggtcataggaaccaccgtactgttaagtggggtccaagtgaacaaagtcagagtgactgatgtgatgctcaaccaaatcctatgtcttcgagcaaagacaatgagagcaaatcttatccagagttggatgagtcagctttacttgtagcccaagtcaagctaccacgtgtgtttgaaatctgaccgttggacacgtgtcagttccttagtgacccagggtcatttcggacaaatcaggtcgggttgcctcctggctataaatagcccacccctacaccataaactggtggctgctcagagttagtgcacgacttttgtcgtttgagagcaacccacctccgaagcatttgagagagagatccttgcgaggacaaagcccaaaacacccagagccaaagagtgttagggataactgaagtctttctgtccgcgtgatctgaagacttgttacacttgaggattgtgaatcctccagccggttaggcgtcgcgttctgagcatccaagaaccattgtggattgccagtgaacgaagtctgtgaaggtttggaagtctaccttgaagacttaccagagtgattgggcgagttgtgtgttcttagctcaaggggaataaggtgaagacgcggtcttctaagttgaatctcagcctccctaaccagacgtacagttgtcacaacaactggaactggtctaccaaatccgtgtcctctccaagcaactggttctatccttccCATCTCTCTACTTTACattttgtcttcgtgaagtcactGCTTGATTGCTTGAACTGATTGGCTTCACTGTGTAAAGATTGTTTGCTGTTTgtcttcatactatcttccatcctgatccatactacctggctgctgatagtcttcgtgctttcacttcattgcttacttgactgtggcttgtctagtgtaatctaccttctgctgcatatcaataggttcatttctactgtttgtcttcaaagcccccgtgttttgaagactttcataaaaatcgcctattcacccccctctagtcgataactagcactttcaatacCACGTGTATTTTTTCTAAAATTTTCAAACTCACCATAAAATGCCCTCGATAACTCATGTTGGTGCCTTGGATGTGTAGGATTGCTAGGCTCACCTTGTTCTTTGGGCCAGTCACACTTGGTAGTTGTGGTTGCATCGACCACCCCTGCATTCTTTAACCATTCAAACATTTTACATTCATGTGcaagtttttttgttttttgattcAGGTATGTAGCCCGTACCTATGTCCATGTACCGTTGCAGAAGTGGAAGCAAAGGTCCAGTTGAGTTTAGCTCCTCGTAATCTTGCGCACTCCACGACGGTCCTCATAGAGAGTCGTTGAACCAGGGATTCCCCCCCATCGCTTGTATTCATCCTTGCTCCTTTTTTAACTCTATGCCCAAATAAAACATCAAACCATTTTTTAGGTCATTGCAACAGGGACATGTAGCATGGCAATTATGGTTCGTGTAGTCTGAAATAGGTCCCTCATACATAGAATGCAAAACATACATGcacatggcaataataataggaTACACATGGCAAGAATCATTTCATACACATGGCAATAACAGGGGACGGCAACTTCTTTTCATTTTCACCTTTCGTTTTCAAATTCATAGACACATGGCAATTCTTGGATGACATTGTAGTTTTTCCTGGCATCTATATAGACTTTTTAGCCATTCAAATTCACAtattcttattttttttctataTAAACAATCTACTTTGCGTAACACATGGCAACATCATGTCAATTAGGTTGGCAATTTTCTCCAAACATACATGGCAATTACGTGCAGGCCTCGGCTAAACTAGCTCCCTCATATCTAAAAATATAAAACAGAACTGTAGATGTCATTATTAGTAGGAATTACATGGCAAGAACCATATCATAGACATGGAAAAAATAGGGGATGTCAACCTTTTTTCCTTGCTctattttttattttcaaattcaCCTTCACAAACCCTCCCATCAAACAAACCCCCACACGTATTATTCTTGCAAACAGAATATACACATGGCAAGAATAGTACCACACACGTGGCATTAACCGTAGCACATAATACATCGTAATTTGTTCATGCCAAGATTTACGTGAAATCCAAGCCCTAGGTTCTTCTTGTCACTTACAGTACCACCCACATGGCAACATTTTCAAGGGAAGAGATGGGGGCGGGGATGGGAGGTggggacgcgggggggggggggggggttgagcAAAAATAGCCTGATTACACTTCAATTAGCTCAAATTTCGGCTTACTTTTTCGCAGATCTTGCCATGGCAACTTTCATGGAGAGCAATGGATAGAGGGGAAGGGGAACAATGGAGGGGATCGGGGGTGGAGAGGGGAGGCGAGTGTGAGTTGGATCTAGTGAGGGTTTGGAGGACGGCGTCGGGGAGTAACCGCCTTGGATCTCGCGAGTTTTTGAGGTTTTGCGCGGATTGggcttagagcaactctagcagaccccacAAAACGTGTTTGCGGGTTCACGAAAATCGCTTTTGCGGGTCAAAAACATACGCGGCCGAGCAGAACCCGTATCTAAACCTGCATAATTTGAAAACATACTTTCACGGGAGAAATTGCACAAACATAGTTCATCACATACTACATTGTTCATCGCATACTACATAGTTCATCACAAACTACATAGTTCATCACAAACTACAAGCATAGTTACACTACATACTACGTTAAACTAGTACTAGGGGGTCGGCTCTGACGGCGGCGAGGTCGCGGCAACTGGACGACGCCGTGGAGGAGCCGGACGCTCAATCCTCCTCGCTGGAGCTGCAGAGATCGACGTACTTCTCCGCCTGCTCCGCCCGGATGCGACGCCACTCGTCAGCCTTCTCGTTGGCGGCGACGTTGTCGGCGACCGCCTGCCGCCACTCGAGGGCTTTGAGCTCCTCGGCGTGGcgccggcgctcctcctcctcgcgcaCGCTCTGCTCGGCGATAGCGGCGGCGCCGGCGTCGAACTCCGCGACGTAGTCCTCGGGCCCGACGACTCCGCGGCGGCAGAGCGGAGCGGGCTCTTCGGGCTCCTCCTTCACCGGCCGAGCGAACGGCGCCGGCGgctccggctcctcctcctcgtccgaccACTCCCTCTTCACGGGGAGGAAGCCCgcgacagaggaggaggaggatccgGCGTACGAAGAACGCGCGGAGAAGAACGACGCGCGCCGGTGGTCGTACTCCACCGTCTCGCGGCGGTcgaagctcgccggcggcgaaaGCCCGCGGTTGGTCCACTTCCGCGCGCCGCGCTTCCTCGCGCCGTTGGACCGGACGCGCCGCTCGCGCTCCGGGTCCCTCTCACGGCCGGATCTGCTGCCGGAGCCGCGTCCGGAGCTCCACATTCGCCCCCACATGGCGGCTGGAGGCGGGGCGGagggtcgccggcggcgagaaatTGGAAGAGGAGAAAGGGGAATCGGGTGGCTCACGGCGGCGGGGGATAGGGTTTAGACCCGCAAAAGGGTCACGGAACCGCACTTATAGTGCTCGGGGCGTGCGGTTTGCGGGCTGCGGCAAAAAAATTTACGGGCCGGGCGAGTATGCGGGCTCTGTTCTGGCCGCAAAATTGACCCGAGCCCGCATAGTCGCCGAAATTTTTGCGGGCCAGACGTTttacggggtctgctagagttgctcttatgGCGTTCGGGATATATAGAAGCCTATCCGAACGTTTTCGGACGGTCTGTAATGTCTCCCGCTCCGAATGGCTCGTTCGGACCGGCCGCCAATGGATCCGAACGTCCGCGCGATATCAGGGTGTTTTTTTTGGACTGAAAAAGGGTCTTGGGTGAAGACAAACCACGCCCGTCCGATGTAAAATAAGTGGCCACCGAGCACGAATGGAGCGGCTGAAATCTCTAGTCGTGGCTTGGGGTGCTCGTGTAACAGGAGGCGGAAGTAGGACGCCCGTGCACGCTGTGTACCTACCAGTTCTCGGCGTAGTAGGTAGTCACTGCCGTCGGTGCCGTGGGTCGAAGGGCCCACCAGAATCGTGCCTCGCACAGACTCCAGGGTCCCACTGAAGCCCCGGCCCCACCCGTCAGCCCGTCGCCCTTTCCAGCCGTCACAGCTCACAGCGCCCGGGCGCCCGCAAGCCATTAATAACCGAACACGGAGGGCAGGCGGAAACTCCACAGCTCATCTCCCCACCTGAACGGCCCTATCGGAGAAGAGGGGAACGGCGCGGCGGGAAGCTGCTGGATCGCGCGCGCGGCCATGTCCGCCGACGAGGCCGCACTGAAGGTACACACACGCCTCGTGAGGCTTGCTCTGAATTTATACTTCTCTTTTAGAGGGTAGGTTTCTGCCCTTGGATCACCCGAAATTTAGGGAACTTTCGAGGGGCGAACCTGGGCGGAGGGTTCAGTTGCTTTGGATCCTTATGGTTAATGTGGGCGATTCGTGCGCTCCTGACGCCAATGGTGCTCGGGATTTTGGTTTGCGCCGTTCGGGGCCACGGTGGAAGGCCGAAGCGGCTGAATTTCGGTGTGTATTTCTGTTTGGCATTGCAGAGTATTTAGTTCAGGAGTGCCCATGAAATGCCCCTATTATGCGGTGCCGTGTTGCTGATCCTGTAGTCTTAGACTTACCTGAAGAGGATGATTAAGCATCAACTGTGTGACTCAGTTCAGCTCATCCCCATTATTTTAGTATTATTAGGCTGCCCTATTCCATGTGCATCATGTCCAAAAACATTGACTGATCACAGTAAGTATATAAATACTCCATGCTTGTAGAGTTGCAATACGGTTTCTAATCTCAACCTCTAGTGGCCATCTCTTTGAGATCATATATCTTGCCTCAGTTCTTGTCGATCAACTTGCACTTGTTTCCCCAAGTGTTCCACCTTTGTGATATTTGAACATATTATATCATTAACTTCTGTCTTATTTTTTTCTGTGGGTTGACAAAAGCACATATAATACTCATCTTTGACACGTGGGAGAAGAATATGCGGTGCTGTCCTGTTGAGCATTGACTTGTCTGTCACATAGTGACTGATGCACTACTGAAAGGATTTTGAAACCAAAATAATACTGAAAACCTTGGATGTTATATGTGTCTAGAGGCGATACAGTTTGGTGCCTTGCTAACTTCACAACTACTGCTAGATGCACAGCTAAACATCCCCTCACAGTTTGCTTAAAATCTTCTGAATTTTCTGTAACATATCTGGTTATAGTAGGATTTTCACAAACCATACCTGACTATATGAACAAAGTAAGACTTTAAAGTCATTGACACAACCTGTGTTTTCGTTTTGTTTAGTCTCTCGCTGTTGTTAATGCATGAACTTGGTTTAAACTTCAGTGACATACTCTAGAGTTTTATACAATGTCTACCAGCAGCACTTGGCCTGTACTATATTTGTTCCTTTGAGTGGTCCGTTTGATGCTGGAAAGCTTGAATTCTGTTACCCTCGTCAGATTTCATGTTATCTTAATGAGGTTTATTCTTTTACAGACCTGTCATGAGAGAATAAACCTTAGTGTAGCTGCCTCACACCAAGCTGAGAATGGACCCGTCACCACAGTTAGTTCCAAGAAATCAGAGGAGGCGACCTATGCATACCTTCCTCCTATCGAGTCAACTGACGCGCACCTTCACGAGTTTGCAGAGGCCATGAGAAGTAATAATACAAATACTTGACATCATCTGAAGTCTGTCACTCTACTGTCTAAAACTTATGTGTGTCTGCACACATGTGCTTAATGTACATATACTTTGCAATTTAAGCTGTTGGAAAAGCACTGCGACAAGTCGCGGAAGGGAAAGCTGCTGCCCAAGCAGAGGCAGCTGAGTGGAAGCGCAAGTATGAATCTGAGAAGGCAGCCAAGGCACACACGCATCACAGTGTAATTAAAGGTACACAATTGGAAATTTtgagttttactagttcatggtAGCTATCACATATTACCGCAAAACATATTTTTGTCGTATTTCGGTACATGATACATTATCATTTTAAATAATGGTATATTATTAGATCAGCCTCCATTGTCGTAGAAGACCAGTCAACGAAAGAAGGATCCATTGTACTGAAGTTGTACCTTCCGTGCGCAGAATATTAATGAACTTTCTAAAAAAAGCATGTAAACATAGTTTAATTATCCATGCACATCAGTATCGAAACTACGCAAATAACATGATTCCAGATACATAAGGAATGTAGTCCAACAAGTTAATAAACTGACTACTTTATCTTATCATGCACCTGATTTTGTCAAGAAAATTCATACTAAACTGTAACTTGTGCAGGCTGCAGCAACTGTGTCAAGGACAAGCTAGAGCATTTGGCTAGTAAACTGACACTGGAGACTGCCTCGGCTGATGAAACAGGCTGTTGCGGAAACCATGGGATCTGCTCACGTCAAATTCTCCAGGATCAGTGTCCTGGACCTAACCGTAAATCAGATGGCAGGATTGTTGGAAGAAAGGTATCCTTTGGGCTTTGGGCAAGGATATACCCTTACATGCTGTCTGTTTGCAGCTGTTGGTTTACATGACCATACTAATGTGTTTTCTTCGTAATGTGGTTTGATGCTAAAATCAACTCATATCCAGCTGTTCTTCATCTGATGCTGCTGGGTTACCTCTAAATACTTGCTGTCACCCAGATTAACGAAAGGAAGCCAATAAAAAATGATATGTGAAAAGaactttttgcacattaaatATACACCATTGAACTTGCAAAactattttttatttatttctggtTTGCTATATCTATTAGTGAAGAATCTCCCTGAAAAGCACAAGCATTTGTCTATGACATTTTGCTTGTGATACACAAATAACAGGAACACTTTTCATGTTTTGACACAGTTGGAAGAAATAGTCCTTTTCCAGTCAATGCGACTtgtccttttttctttttttctaaaAGCACCTTTTCCTTATATTTGCAGGTACCATTTAGACTTTCGTGGGGTAGCAATGGGGATAAGAACGGTCAGCACAAGCATGATTTTGTGTCCTTCGAAAAAGGGGATATTACAACAGCAGAACGCAGCAATAAACAGGTAGCCCTTTTATGCTTAGTTTGATCCATTTTGAACAGAATATCTTATTTGTTTCCACTCGTCTGAAATGATTGTTTGAGAATTCGAGATAATCTCATTGCTGCTGCATATTTTTTCATGTCAACAAATACTCTCCTTGCAGATTTTTCTGAAATGGGATTCCCCTCCACAAACAGTTCTTTTTGTGACTAAACCTAATTCCAACTCCGTGCATGCTCTCTGTTCCGAAATGGTTAGGTATGTTTCTTTGCTGCCTATCCCGAGAGAATTTTACTAATGTCAATTATCTGGTGTATTCCACGCAACAGTATATGTTTGTTAGAACTTATTCTCCCCTGCTTAATGTCTTGTCGAACTGTATCTTCAAATATATTTGCCCACATGTCTTAAGTGTTCTGTGTATTTCTTGCAGATGGCTTAAAGAACATAATAACATAAACATCTTTGTAGAGCCACGAGTTAGCAAGGAACTACTGATTGAAGATTCTTACTTCAACTTTATTCAGACATGGGATAATGGTAAGAGAGTTTGACTGTATATTTCATTTTTCCACATTGCTTCCGACTGTACTTTTGGGATATAGGGATATTTGCTGTATTTTCGTGTCTGGATGtattttatttttaaaatctCTATAACCTGATATGTGAATAGTTGTTATGGCTGTTTATTAGAAGAATGAAAAA is drawn from Aegilops tauschii subsp. strangulata cultivar AL8/78 chromosome 1, Aet v6.0, whole genome shotgun sequence and contains these coding sequences:
- the LOC109782126 gene encoding putative NAD kinase 3, which produces MSADEAALKTCHERINLSVAASHQAENGPVTTVSSKKSEEATYAYLPPIESTDAHLHEFAEAMRTVGKALRQVAEGKAAAQAEAAEWKRKYESEKAAKAHTHHSVIKGCSNCVKDKLEHLASKLTLETASADETGCCGNHGICSRQILQDQCPGPNRKSDGRIVGRKVPFRLSWGSNGDKNGQHKHDFVSFEKGDITTAERSNKQIFLKWDSPPQTVLFVTKPNSNSVHALCSEMVRWLKEHNNINIFVEPRVSKELLIEDSYFNFIQTWDNDEEMKTLHTKVDLIVTLGGDGTVLWAASLFKGPVPPVVAFSLGSLGFMTPFPSEQYRECLGNVLKRPFAITLRSRLQCHVIRDAAKDEVETGEPILVLNEVTIDRGMSSYLTYLECYCDSSFVTCVQGDGLIISTTSGSTAYSLAAGGSMVHPQVPGILFTPICPHSLSFRPLILPEYVTLRVQVPFNSRGQAWASFDGKGRIQLGPGDALICSVSPWPLPTACLVDSTTDFLRSIHEGLHWNLRKSQALDGPG